A region from the Aquila chrysaetos chrysaetos chromosome 15, bAquChr1.4, whole genome shotgun sequence genome encodes:
- the ENPP5 gene encoding ectonucleotide pyrophosphatase/phosphodiesterase family member 5: MLPQKRGRIPFRIVMNCYWKILAVFLLFLPSALSLQPRALLVSFDGFRWDYIYKVSTPNFHYAMENGVHVKQVTNVFITKTYPNHYTMVTGLYAESHGIVANEMYDPILNETFSLNTMDIHNSKFWEEASPIWVTNQKEGHKTGAAMWPGTDVKIHGVFPTYYMPYNESVSFEDRVARLIDWFTSEEPINFGLLYWEQPDEMGHILGPENPLMGPIISDIDKKLGYLMSELKKAKLWDVINVIITSDHGMSQSSSERVIELDQYVNRELYEVIDHSPAVAILPKEGKLDEVYEALASAHPNMTVYKKEQIPDRLHYKHNSKIQPILAVADKGWEIVYNKSDGFQFGNHGYDNILPEMHPIFLAVGPAFRKNATKEVMNATDLYPLLCHLLDINPLPNNGSFNAVKDILAEEVPVAFGADTYATVVGVFLGSFLVMVFIAVFVKHFILTQANTMQMQHTEAAQPLLQD, translated from the exons ATGCTGCCTCAGAAGAGGGGACGAATACCTTTCAGAATAGTCATGAACTGTTATTGGAAGATCCTGGCagttttcttactgtttcttcCAAGTGCATTGTCTCTCCAGCCCAGAGCGTTGCTAGTATCTTTTGATGGATTTCGATGGGATTACATCTATAAAGTCTCAACTCCCAATTTTCATTATGCCATGGAGAATGGTGTTCATGTCAAACAGGTCACTAATGTGTTTATAACGAAAACATATCCTAATCATTATACAATGGTGACTGGTCTCTATGCAGAAAGCCATGGTATAGTTGCTAATGAGATGTATGATCCTATTCTGAATGAAACTTTTTCTCTGAACACAATGGATATCCATAACTCCAAGTTCTGGGAAGAAGCCAGCCCAATATGGGTCACGAACCAGAAGGAAGGACATAAAACCGGTGCAGCTATGTGGCCTGGAACAGATGTGAAAATACATGGAGTCTTTCCTACATATTATATGCCCTACAATGAATCTGTTTCCTTTGAAGATAGAGTTGCTAGGCTTATTGACTGGTTTACATCAGAAGAACCCATAAACTTTGGTCTCCTATATTGGGAACAGCCTGATGAGATGGGCCATATTCTGGGCCCAGAAAACCCACTTATGGGTCCGATAATTAGCGATATTGACAAAAAGCTGGGATATCTTATGTCtgaactgaagaaagcaaagctgtggGATGTGATAAATGTCATAATCACAAGTGATCATGGAATGTCACAGTCCTCCTCGGAAAGGGTCATTGAGCTTGATCAGTACGTGAATAGAGAGCTCTATGAAGTCATCGACCATTCTCCTGCAGTAGCTATTTTGCCAAAAGAAG gCAAACTGGATGAAGTATATGAAGCTTTGGCCAGTGCTCATCCCAACATGACTGTATATAAAAAGGAGCAGATTCCGGATAGATTACATTACAAACACAACAGTAAAATTCAGCCAATCTTAGCAGTGGCTGATAAAGGATGGGAAATTGTATATAATAAGTCTGATGGTTTTCAAT TTGGTAATCATGGATATGACAACATCTTACCAGAAATGCATCCAATTTTTTTGGCAGTTGGGcctgctttcagaaagaatGCCACCAAAGAAGTCATGAATGCTACAGACTTGTACCCCTTGCTGTGCCATCTACTTGATATTAACCCACTGCCAAACAATGGTTCGTTCAACGCTGTGAAAGATATACTTGCTGAAGAAGTTCCTGTAGCCTTTGGAGCAGACACCTATGCTACTGTTGTAGGAGTCTTTCTGGGCAGCTTTCTTGTTATGgtttttattgcagtttttgTTAAGCATTTTATCCTCACCCAAGCAAATACCATGCAAATGCAACATACTGAAGCTGCCCAGCCACTGTTGCAAGATTAG